The Thunnus maccoyii chromosome 24, fThuMac1.1, whole genome shotgun sequence DNA window ccagcctctatatttatattctggggctctactggaatatcttcacatgatttccagttaaaaactccttatttatcttctactggtcctttatgcagctcctcagttcagcctctgtctgaaacaggccgttttagctcctgtctctttaaggccccgcctcctgatgagcccactctgttctgattggtcagctttcaggaagcttcctccggctccggaggctacgtaaacaaactatagtagcaggatttcacttctttttctccttctttactccaaatgtcaacttctcaaatccatccgtacatgttggagctgaatcacatctgaaatatgagagtggacgaCACATGGAAACGAGAACGAGacacttttttccattttttgatACTCTAAAGGAGCTGATTTGCTGTTGAAGTTGTGAATGAAACACTTTTACTGAGCGACGTTGTGAAGTTAATGTTCTGTCTTTCTGTTCAGGTCTGTGCGGATGCTGCTGGGCGCTGCGTCCTCGCTACAAGCGACTGGTCGACAATATTTTCCCAGAAGACCCGGAGGTAAACACAGATCGTACGTTTCTAGGTTTTGGAGACAACCGTGGTGGATTGTGGCTTTAACGTGTGTgttacacgtgtgtgtgtgtgtgatcaggaCGGGCTGGTGAAAGCCAACATGGAGAAGCTGACGTTCTTCGCTCTGTCGGCTCCGGAGAAACTCGACCGCATCGCTGCGTACCTGTCAGAGCGCCTGACCAGAGAGCTGAACCGCCACCGCTACGGGttaatacacacaaatacacaacaacaacacacacacatttagcaTCCATTTAACATGTgtatgattgtttttcttcctcctttcagGTATGTGTGTATAGCGATGGAGGCGTTGGAGCAGCTGCTGCTGGCCTGTCACTGTCAGAGCATCAACCTGCTGGTGGAGAGTTTCCTCAGCACGCTGCGTCTGCTGCTGGAGACCGACAAACCACACCTCCACATCCTCGCCACCAACTCTGTATGTACGACACAACACACTACACTGTAATAcatagcagtggtggaaagtaactaagtacatttgcTCAAGTACagctttgaggtacttgtactttacttgagtatttccatgtgatgctactttctacatttcagagggaaatattgtactttctactccactacatttatttgacagctttagttacttttcagatgaagatttgacacaatggataatataacaagcttttaaaatacaacacattgttaaagatgaaaccagtggtttccaacctttttggcttttgacgtcttacaaaaagcagtgtgtagtcggggtcacatttcacatgtctatgagttgttaacagctccaccaaatagtgatttttccctctaaacttctcacatgctttcatttcaataaatgttcaaatgatccaatatttcagcaaaaatcaaagattagagaaaaagtccaaaaactgaaaacagatttgtgtatcagaactttgttttttcttctttcctctcccattaatcatctcaccacccctcagatttatctgctgaccctttggaggggcccgacccctaggttgggaaccactggactaaactagctaactgtatataaagtagtgtaaactagctccacctccagcagctacaacagtaacatgctgctctaacactgatgcttcactattaataatctaatgatgtcatatataataatatatcagtcagagggaccaaaccactacttttactgcaatactttaactacatcaagctcataatacttatgtacttttactgcaatactttaactacatcaagctcataatacttatgtacttttactgcaatactttaactacatcaagctcataatacttatgtacttttactgcaatactttaactacatcaagctcataatacttatgtacttttacttgtaatggagtatttttacattgatgtattgGATCTTTTACTTACATCATATTTGTACACCCAGATGTATTACCAATGAGCTGGTAGGACACgtatatctactgtatatatgtgtacatatgtatgtataatcCTCCATCCTATAATCCTGATATTTGCACAGTAAACCGGGATTATCAGTGTGTGTAACAGCAGGTTTATCTCCGCTGGCAGAACAACTGTAaatctctttcctcttcttctctccttgtTTAATCCCTTTTctaccttttctttcttcatctttctATGTTTCCACCTGCAGATATTGTACGTTATTCACTGTCCTATATTTGCTTTTCTTCTTATTAAGCTAATATTAATTCACAGTTATTTATTGATGTTGATGTACCAATAATAACAGTTAATCGGTTGATTTTGTGTTATgttaatgtttggtttttttctcGTCTAGTTTGTGAAGTTTGCAAACATCGAAGAGGACACGCCGTCGTATCACCGCAGCTACGACTTCTTCGTGTCTCGCTTCAGTGAGATGTGTCACTCTGACCACGAAGACCCCGACGTCCAAATCAAGTCAGTCTGCTAAAATAACAGTCTgctacatatctgctctgtccGCCTTTAAAATTGAGTgtacgaatgtgtgtgtgtgtgtgtgtgtgtgtgtgtgtgtgtgtgcgtgcgtgcgtgcgtgcgtgcgtgcgtgcgtgtgtgtgtgtgtgtgtgtgttcaggatcCGTGTGTCGGGGATCCGTGGTCTGCAGGGCGTGGTCAGGAAGACGGTGGACGACGAGCTGCAGGTGAATATTTGGGAGCCCCGTCACATGGAGCAGATAGTCCCCGCCCTATTGGTCAAcctgcagcagcacacagacgtcaacaggtaaacacacacacacatgcacacacacacacacaccaacaggtaaacaaacacacacacacacacacacaccaacaggtaaacacacacacacacgtgcacacacacacacacacacacaccaacaggtaaaaaaacacacacacacacacaccaacatgtaaacacacacacacacacacacacaggtaaacacacacacacacacacaccaacaggtaaacaaacacacacacacatgcatataggTTATGACCTCAATTTTCCTACAATTAAttaagtgggtttttttgtgtgtttgtgtgcgtgtattttttgtgtgtgtgtgtgtgtgtgtgtgtgtgtgtgtgtgtgtgtgtgtgtgtgtgtgtgcagtgagtCTCCAGCAGAGCAGACGGAGGTGTGTTTCAGGGAGCTGTTGGGTCGAGCTGCTTATGGACACATTAACAACGCTATCAAACCTGTGCTGatgtaagacacacacacacacacacacacacaaactatggtagtagtagtattagtagtagtggtagtagtagtagtagtagtagtagtagtagtagtagtaatagtggtaGTATCAGTGTCAGTAATAGCAGTGGCAGAGCTGACCGTGGTTGCTGGAGCTGTAGTAACAGTAACACTGATCATAGCTGCAGTGGTACTAGAAGAAGCAATAGTATTACAAGTAGCATGAGCATGAGGTGGTAATGGTAGTACAATAGTacacagtagtacacagtagtacacagtagTACGGTaccctctgtgtgttttcaggcacCTGGACAGTCACAGTCTTTGGGAAGGACGAAGCTTTgctgttcagtgttttcagatcATCATGTACTCAATCCAGGTTAGTACTAACACTGTTACTACATGTTATACACTGCATTACCACCAAGTACTACATTGTACTACTAATACTACACCACTACCTGGTACTTCATCCAGGTGAGTTTTAAACTTATATAACCCAAAACAATAGTTTTTACAACTTTCTTAACTGTATTAACTTAACTGTACTATAACCTAACTATACTTCACTGCTTTTATTTACTTAACTGTAAATAGcttttacttaattttactATAACTTAACTTAAATGTgcttaactttacttttttgttatatttacttAACTGTAATAAAGTGTACTTAATTTAACTGTACTTATCTGAGATGAATTGTACTGTAACTTAATTTACATGCTCTTAACTGTACTTGACGTAATTTTACTTAACTCTACCTTACTTAACCAATCTGTTCTTATTACTTAGTATTCTCTAACTTCACTTAAGTTAGAATTATTTAAAGGTGCTTGACTGCACTTTACCTAATTTTAGCTTAATAAACTTAAATACCCGTCTGACCTGAGTTGTACTATAACTTCACTTAAATGTGCTTAACTGTACTTTTCTTCATTTAACTATAATACTAATgtactttactgtactgtaataaAGTGCACTTAATTCTACTTACCTGTACATAACTTACATAATATCTGAACTGAACTGTACTATAACTTAAATTTGCTCAATTTTGAACTTTACTTTACTGAACCTTTCTGCACTTATCTGAACTTAAGTGTACTCTAACTTTACGTATGTTGAGTGTATTTAAAGGTGCTTGACTGTACTTAATTCTACTTAATTTTAACTGGACTGAACTTAACTCTCCTATCTTCAGTCCCAACACTCCCACCTGGTGATCCAGCAGCTGTTGGGTCACCTGGACGCCAACAGCAGGAGTCCAGCTTCAGTCAGAGCCGGGATCGTAGAGGTCCTGTCTGAAGCTGCTGTTATAGAAGCTACTGGATCTGTGGGTCAGTCAGTTGACGCTGTACTTGTCTATTTACGACCTACtgtgtacatttatttacatatacagtCGTTACTGTTACTACTGGTACTACCATGTGGTATTTAAATGATCTTTGTAGGTCCCACAGTGCTGGAAGTGTTCAACACGTTACTGCGACAGCTCAGGCAGAGCGTCGACTACCAGCTGACTGGTTACTATGACAACGCTGGAAAACACAGAACGACCTCGACTCATGAGAAAACGCTCCAGGACGCCGTCATTAAAACTATCGGTGAGGCTCGGAGCGtcttttgttcttgttctttgGTAGTTTAGAGTTTGTCAGCATCACTTTATTtgaatctgtgttttctgtccaGGGTCCTTCGCCAACACGCTTCCTGTCTaccagaggtcagaggtcatgctGTTCATCATGGGGAAGATTCCTGTTCCTGGCATCTACCCCGCCCTGGGGTCACCCAACGCCGGGTACCACTCACACAAGTTCAACTCCCCCTTTTCACAACCAATTTTACGTTTTAAATATtcagaaactgaaaataaatttaattaaatgtccttttatgtctttctgtgtttcaggtTTGAAGGCAGCAGAATGATCCAGGTGATGTTGTTAAAGTCTCTCCTCCAGGTGAGTTCAGTATTTCAAATTTCAGATTAGGGAAGTATCCCACCCTCCCCATCTACATACCTACCAAAGTACCTCTTACCCCCTACTTAACTATATACTGAACTAGCTGCCATCCAAACTACCAACCAACCCACCAAACTACCTACTTAACTTCATACCAAACAACTGTCCAACCAAAATACCTACCGAACTGCCTTTCTTCTTACCTATTGATTATCTAACTATGTACTGAAGTAGCTACCGAACCAAACTCCCTATCCGCCTACCCACTGAAGTACCTAACTCTGTAACGTCCTAGCTTCCTTTTGAGATACCAATTTACCAAACTACCCATTAAATATATCTACTAAACTACTTGTTAACTGATCTAACTACCTACCAAACTATCTACCTATTGAACCACTCGCCCAACTGTCTACTTACCTTCCTACAGACTTACCAAACTACCTACTGGACTGTTTACTGAATTACCTACCTATTGAACTAGCCAAAAACCTAACCACCAAATAACTAACTACCTAAATAAAATGTGTCCTCAGCCTCTAATACAGACAACAATACTCTGTTCTTTGACTGTACAGTATAATGATTACTGAAAATATTGACTCGGTTGTTCTGAACTGTACAACTACTGGCCAGACTTgattaatatactgtagatactcCTGATCCCCATTGACCTTATAACGTTTTCTCTGCCACCACCATCAGAACAAACTTGACATTTGTAACAATTAACGTTTTgatttgtcttatttatttcatgGTTTTAGACAGCCCCCTTTCTACAGTTATTTCCATGTTGAAGTTAGACCTTTATGTCTGTGTGAGAGACTTGTGTCATCTTCGTCCGTCCAGGTATCTGAGCGTTATGAAAGCAGTAACCTGTTGACGGCGCTGCCCTCGTCCTTCTTGGAGCCCCTGCTCTCCTTCACTCTGATGGAGGATCCAGAGATCCGTCTGCTGGTTCTCTCCATCCTCACCTCGCTCATCGACCGACGCCACAACGCCACCAGGCTCAGCGCCGTCAGGTCACACCTCCACAGACATAATACTGACATCAGAGAGTATTGATCCCTGTGGGAAAACTGGGAAATAAACATGTGAAGTCACAGATTTCTAATTAAATGAATTGGCACCACCTTGTGGTAGAAAGATGTTACTGCAGACTCAGtttgtaataaattattttgatatatttccCTTCAAATGACCAAAGCAGGAAGATTTTCACCTTTTAAACGATGAGAATTGGTTCCATTGTAAGTTATTGATTGTCTGTGTGTccacagtgttgtgtttgatgTCTCACTGTTGGAGCTGAAGGAGGACAGATGCTCCAGACAGGACAGCTTGTTCATGAGGAAGgtgagagaaaaataacaacaagTCTTTAATGTAATCATtaactacatactgtatgccacattttaaatgttgttacTGATCATGACGTCAGATAAaaagctgtggtggaagtatagtaacaaaaagaggaactttggcactaaaaagactgcaacGTTGAAcgatatctacttgatttgactcatttggacgctgaaggTTTCCGTCCTTTAATGCCGATCATTTAaatagttgtgtgtgtgtgtgcagcacgcTCAGCGTCTCTACAGACACGTCTACCTGGCCTGTAAGGAGGAGAGCAGTGGGCGGAGCCACTACCAGGCCCTCTTCACCCTATTGGCCATCCTCAGTGTGGAACTGGCCAatgaggaggtggtggtggaccTGATTCGATTGGTCCTCGCTCTGCAGGTGGGCAGAGCTTCTgtagcaacaataataataataataataacaatgatgatGTTATGttgctcctttctctctctgactgatcattctgtgattggctgctcaGGAGCTGGCGTTGTCCAATCACGAGTGTCTGTCTGTGGTGAACCGCTGTGGTATTCACGCCGTCTGCGCCGCCTTCCTCAACCTGCTGTCCCAACTTGGCCCGCCTCCACCGCTCCACCTGCACATCACCCAGGTgagacacagtgtgtgtgtgtgtgtgcgtgtgtgtgtgtgtgtgtgtgtgtgaacatcaCGTATAGATTATTTAtttcgtgtgtgtgtctgcaggtgatAGAGAGTCGACAGGTGGACGCTCCTCACCTGCTGCCTGAAGACGTCTTCAGTGAGACATCGAGGTACAGAAACATAACAATAAGAAGAAATAAGAATAGATCAGAAAGAAACAGGTTTGATTTGTACACAACGGATCAgatatttggtgttttaatcTTTacctgtttttaatctggtgttgcttaaaaacacagcaggagTGAAACTTTACTTCCCATCGATCCTGTATGTCCTTTTCACTGCCTCACCAAACAACATGCTTGTTTACAGCAGTCCTGCACACTCACCGTTGCCATGGCaccaacagtaaacacacatgtacatcaAGTCCACAGTGGACAGTATGAAGTAACAGCTggaaatgttattaaaatgtttcttcttAAAGAGACTTCAATATATCAGTCATATATGATTCAtaattatatatgtgtgtgtgtgtgcatgtgtgtgtgtgtgtgtgtgtgtgtcagactgcCAGAAGGTGAGCTGAAGGTGGACGAAGCCTTTCTGTTCATCCAATCAAAGATCTGCGAGGCTCTGACAGGAAGCAGCTACAGCGCACATGCCGAACGCCTCAACACACCGTACATACCTCAGCTCACAGGTGCACACGCGCTTCACGCACTAATtctttatataatttaatatttaaactgtTGTTCCGTCCACAGCAGAGCGACTGCTGCTGTATTCAGACTGTTAAACCGTTTGTGTTTCAGATGAGGATCGTCTGTCTAAGAGGAAGAGTATCGGAGACGTCGTCTCTCTGCAGATGGACATGGACCCTCAGTTCAGTCCTGATACACAGCaggtacctgtctgtctgttaatgtctgtctgtctgttaatgtctgtctgttaatgtctgtctgttaatgtctgtctgttaatgtctgtctgttgacgtctgtttgtctgttaatgtctttctgtctgtctgttaatgtctgtctgtctgtctgtctgtctgtctgtctgttaatgtctgtctgtctgtctgttaatgtctgttaatgtctgtctgtctgtctgtctgttaatgtctgtctgttaatgtctgtctgtctgttaatgtCTGTTAACGTCTGTCTgttaatgtctgtctgtctgtctgtctgttaatgtctgtctgttaatgtctgtctgtctgttgacGTCTGTCTGTTGatgtctgtctgttaatgtctgtctgttgacgtctgtctctctctgtttgtatttgatTGATCAGCAGTTGACCTTCATGTTCTGAATGTTCTTCATGAATCCAacagtttttacacataaaacaacaaacaagctacttataaaaacatttctcttcatAAACAGAAGTTTtcaaaagtgtgttttcatAATCTCAGTGTCTTCCAAAAGaaggtttttatttatcttttaaaatcttatcttgacaacaagcacaagcattTTGGGTTTAAATTCATGTACAGCTCAGTATCTGgaggtaaaagtgtgtttttatatgcgTGAATGTCTTTGTGTACATATCAAATCTTAAAATCTTTCACAAAAcgtgtattttttaatgtgcaaacaaacacataagtTGAAGGAGAGTAATTATACTCACATCATGTAGGTGCAAAACTattagaaaacacaaaaaacagataTGGGGACAAAAGTTAAgataacagaataaaatcaattaaaatcatgtttctctcttttcaatAGAAACCTGAAACAGAGCAGATCACCTTCGAGACGCTGAAGAACGCTATCGGTGAGTGATTGATTCCTAATCGATATATTCAGATGATTtaatgaagtttgtttttttgttgtttttaaacaggaacattaaaaaaatctaaccATCATGTTAATAGAagatgtgttattgtgtgtcagaggacagagggagtgtggaggaagaggagaggaggaggaggatgcagGTGGTGGAGAGGTTCCAGACGGCTCCCTTCGAGGAAATCGCTGCTCACTGTGGAGCGAGGGtgagtgacctctgacctctgacctctgacctttgacctttgaccgcCATAGTGAGCAGCAGGTTGTTGGATGGTCAGcagagtacatttactcaagtacaatttcgaggtacttgtactttacttgagtatttccatgtgatgctactttatacttccactccactacattaatGTGACAgatttagttacttttcagatttatattttacatgaaataataTGTTATAAGcttataaaacataaaatatttaaggtaaagatgaaaccagtagTTCCCAAACCTTCTTGGCTCGTAACCTCTGTGTGTAGTTGTGACAGATGTTTGAGTTGTTCACAGTTCCACCAAATAAATAATCGTTTGAGACCCAAATACATAACACTccccaatatttcacaaaaatgtaaagtttagagaaaagtctgaaagaTTTTAATACTTCACgtaaatttagctgataatacttctctacttttacttaaaattttacatgtaatggagtatttttaggttgttgtattgctacttttacttcaaTAAAGCACCTGATTACTTCTTCCAACTCTGATGTTCAGTCAGCAGATACATGTAGTATTATTGTAGTGTTATTGTAGTGTTTGGTAGCTGGATAAGGAAGTAAAATTTAGGAGTTTTTACACAATATTTAACTTTTCCAGATAATAATTCAGAAGATACtcttacatttttataaatactaaTTTTATAAATActcaatatttttcttcaatAAAACACACCTACAGTTATGAGAAACATCTTATTCACGGCCTCGTCACAGTTACAGGTTAATCACACTGGACGGTAGAGGAGGTTGTACCAGCGTCTGCTTCAGAGTTTAGTCTGATAATCAATCACTTAGTTCATTTACTGCAACAAACCAACTTTACATTTGTCATATTGATTTaagagttgttatttctgtaagtcAACTTGCGCTCGTCATCATTTTTATGACTCTGTCAAAGGAAGACGACGTTTAATTTTAGAGAATAGAATAAGTTAATGCAGTAAAGTAGGTTCATCTTCTTCATTTTAAAGTAGGAAATGTGAAATTCTATAAAAGTAGAAAGAATTAGACGGAACTGAGACGGTCAGGACGTCCTCCAACCGACTGTAAATACGATAAGACCAGTGTCAATCATTCCTCCGGATGCTTTTACGTTCTGTATCTTCTAATAATCACGTTAATAAAGTAGTTTAGATAAataatctctgtctgtctctctctctgcagaccTCTTTGCTTCAGTCTAAACTCGATCAGGTCTTTGATTTGATCATACGTCCTCCTCCGTCTCCGTCTGGACAGTCGCCGCCTCGCTCAACGCCGATTTACGAGATGAAGTTCCCCGACCTGTGTGTCTATTAGACAC harbors:
- the LOC121891684 gene encoding protein EFR3 homolog B-like, which codes for MPGTLPRFPSMPRGVTMPTLLNVSMPRGVSSPSLPRGITMPSLPSLPSFPSLPRGVTIPSLPRGMSLPRAVAMPTVSQAPRRLLQDCCAVLDHQTPGGLCGCCWALRPRYKRLVDNIFPEDPEDGLVKANMEKLTFFALSAPEKLDRIAAYLSERLTRELNRHRYGYVCIAMEALEQLLLACHCQSINLLVESFLSTLRLLLETDKPHLHILATNSFVKFANIEEDTPSYHRSYDFFVSRFSEMCHSDHEDPDVQIKIRVSGIRGLQGVVRKTVDDELQVNIWEPRHMEQIVPALLVNLQQHTDVNSESPAEQTEVCFRELLGRAAYGHINNAIKPVLMHLDSHSLWEGRSFAVQCFQIIMYSIQSQHSHLVIQQLLGHLDANSRSPASVRAGIVEVLSEAAVIEATGSVGPTVLEVFNTLLRQLRQSVDYQLTGYYDNAGKHRTTSTHEKTLQDAVIKTIGSFANTLPVYQRSEVMLFIMGKIPVPGIYPALGSPNAGFEGSRMIQVMLLKSLLQVSERYESSNLLTALPSSFLEPLLSFTLMEDPEIRLLVLSILTSLIDRRHNATRLSAVSVVFDVSLLELKEDRCSRQDSLFMRKHAQRLYRHVYLACKEESSGRSHYQALFTLLAILSVELANEEVVVDLIRLVLALQELALSNHECLSVVNRCGIHAVCAAFLNLLSQLGPPPPLHLHITQVIESRQVDAPHLLPEDVFSETSRLPEGELKVDEAFLFIQSKICEALTGSSYSAHAERLNTPYIPQLTDEDRLSKRKSIGDVVSLQMDMDPQFSPDTQQKPETEQITFETLKNAIEDRGSVEEEERRRRMQVVERFQTAPFEEIAAHCGARTSLLQSKLDQVFDLIIRPPPSPSGQSPPRSTPIYEMKFPDLCVY